A single window of Flagellimonas maritima DNA harbors:
- a CDS encoding alpha/beta hydrolase produces MQFRIFGILIALFSSIATMAQTRYIDAVFSKIETKTYTYSDTLQLDVYTSKKDKIDSRPLILLVHGGGFGSGKRDNPLEKKFCTKMAGKGYVVASMSYRLLRKNNGFGCTVPAREKIETFLTATEDILKAADFLVKNAIDLRVDPNTIILAGSSAGAEAVLNTVFMKNQYRFKKLPYGEIGFSGVISFSGAVVDSEYISSETALPSMFFHGKKDKLVPFATAPHHYCDPDKLGYLMLDGPESIVKKLEDLNTSYLLAVDPIGNHDWANLAYGYTDIIAEFIEKTIIKRRMVQTKMEIRRNQ; encoded by the coding sequence ATGCAATTTAGAATTTTTGGTATTCTCATAGCACTTTTCAGTTCCATCGCAACAATGGCTCAAACACGTTATATAGATGCTGTTTTTTCTAAAATAGAGACAAAGACTTATACCTATTCAGACACATTACAACTAGATGTTTATACTTCAAAAAAAGATAAAATAGATAGTAGGCCACTCATCTTATTGGTACATGGAGGAGGGTTCGGCAGTGGAAAACGGGACAATCCATTGGAGAAAAAATTCTGTACCAAAATGGCTGGGAAAGGCTATGTTGTAGCATCCATGAGCTATCGGCTTTTAAGAAAGAATAATGGCTTTGGGTGTACGGTTCCTGCCCGTGAAAAAATAGAGACCTTTCTAACGGCTACAGAGGATATTCTGAAAGCTGCCGATTTCTTGGTAAAAAACGCCATAGACCTAAGGGTGGACCCAAATACTATAATTCTTGCCGGAAGCAGCGCTGGAGCCGAAGCGGTCCTGAATACGGTTTTTATGAAAAACCAATATCGGTTTAAAAAATTGCCTTATGGGGAAATTGGTTTTTCCGGGGTGATTTCCTTTTCTGGAGCTGTTGTGGATTCAGAATATATTTCAAGCGAAACAGCACTGCCATCGATGTTCTTTCACGGAAAGAAAGATAAGCTTGTTCCTTTTGCTACCGCACCGCATCATTATTGCGACCCTGATAAACTAGGTTATTTAATGCTCGATGGCCCCGAAAGTATCGTCAAAAAGTTGGAGGATTTAAATACTTCATATCTATTGGCGGTTGACCCAATTGGTAATCATGATTGGGCCAATTTGGCTTATGGATACACGGATATCATAGCAGAATTTATAGAAAAAACAATTATCAAGAGAAGAATGGTTCAAACAAAAATGGAAATCAGAAGAAACCAATGA
- a CDS encoding RagB/SusD family nutrient uptake outer membrane protein has product MKTYINITCIGLLALMGLIACDDFVEEVEVVNPTAEESGEDFQPVQFVTGVYGRHTDFSYAFSFLGITEIISDNADKGSAPTDTGTDKNLLDGLTHNVSTPSVRSMWTQWYKTIGRAALAIEFTEEFEPIDNNLRARLIAECKFLRALNYFWLVRSFGDIPLQHINLIERAPVSEVYAYIEQDLTEAIADLPLKSEYAASDLGRATQGAAQALLAKVYLYQEKWQEAADMANNVINSGEYDLEPDYATVWRASTENGIESIFELQGRGEIVAHGIQQYSSTQGARGAGGFGWGFNTPSEDLLNAFNDEGDDIRRDATIIFAGEVLFDGRIIDPAVENPRYNEKAYSSANAGQGDGDKNIRILRFAEILLIRAEALNELTQSSDALAPLNRVRSRVNLPDVTTTDQSALRQAIWKERRLELAMEHDRWYDLLRQGRAAEVMTAHGKPFEVGKHELYPIPNDQLIQTPDMTQNPGW; this is encoded by the coding sequence ATGAAAACATATATAAATATCACATGTATCGGCCTTTTGGCTTTAATGGGCTTAATTGCCTGTGATGACTTTGTTGAAGAAGTGGAAGTTGTAAATCCGACCGCGGAAGAAAGTGGAGAAGATTTTCAACCTGTGCAATTTGTTACGGGAGTGTATGGTAGGCATACAGATTTTTCCTATGCTTTTTCCTTTTTGGGCATCACTGAAATAATTTCAGATAATGCAGATAAGGGAAGTGCACCTACAGACACAGGAACGGACAAAAACCTACTTGACGGCCTTACGCACAATGTGTCGACACCATCCGTAAGGTCCATGTGGACACAATGGTACAAAACCATTGGTAGAGCTGCACTAGCAATTGAATTTACCGAAGAATTTGAACCTATTGATAATAATTTAAGAGCACGATTGATTGCCGAGTGCAAATTCTTGAGAGCGTTGAATTATTTTTGGCTGGTACGTTCTTTCGGTGATATACCTTTGCAGCATATCAACTTAATAGAAAGAGCACCAGTATCCGAAGTTTATGCTTATATAGAACAGGATCTTACAGAAGCAATTGCCGATTTGCCCCTAAAAAGTGAGTATGCCGCTTCAGATTTGGGAAGGGCGACACAAGGCGCGGCGCAAGCACTATTGGCAAAAGTGTATCTCTATCAAGAAAAGTGGCAAGAAGCTGCAGATATGGCAAATAACGTCATCAACTCTGGAGAATATGACCTTGAACCAGATTATGCAACGGTTTGGAGGGCTTCTACCGAAAACGGAATCGAATCTATTTTTGAACTGCAGGGCAGGGGTGAAATCGTTGCGCATGGTATACAACAGTATTCGTCTACCCAAGGCGCTAGAGGTGCTGGTGGATTTGGTTGGGGATTTAATACCCCATCAGAAGATTTGTTGAATGCATTCAATGATGAAGGCGATGATATTCGTCGTGACGCGACAATTATTTTTGCAGGAGAAGTTTTATTTGATGGTCGTATAATCGACCCAGCAGTAGAAAATCCAAGATATAATGAAAAAGCATATTCCAGTGCCAATGCAGGGCAGGGAGATGGTGATAAAAATATAAGAATCCTTCGCTTTGCGGAAATATTATTGATTCGTGCAGAAGCTTTGAATGAGCTAACACAATCATCAGATGCATTGGCGCCTTTGAACAGGGTCAGAAGCAGGGTAAATTTACCCGATGTGACTACTACCGACCAATCAGCATTGCGCCAAGCCATTTGGAAAGAACGTAGATTGGAATTGGCAATGGAGCATGACCGCTGGTACGATCTTTTACGACAAGGAAGGGCAGCAGAAGTAATGACCGCACATGGAAAACCTTTTGAAGTAGGTAAGCATGAACTTTACCCAATACCAAACGATCAATTGATTCAAACCCCAGATATGACCCAAAACCCTGGTTGGTAA
- a CDS encoding sulfatase: MKKYNRLVLSMICTLVVVGCKSKATEEETVTEPPNILFIMADDHALQAISAYGHELSKLAPTPNIDRIAKNGAIFKNNSCTNSICGPSRAVILTGKHNHINGFRQNGERFDGSQPTLPKLLKKAGYETAITGKWHLHGNPEGFDYARILVDQGNYYNPDFIENGDTTRIEGYATDIITDDALDWLQHKRTDSLPFFLMVHHKAPHRNWMPALRHVNTYDSVQFPLPDTYFPDFTDQQAAKEQQQTIYEDMYEGHDLKMTLEYGSTELAHNPWTTDFERMSPEQRKQWDEAYLPKNNAFHKADLKGKELAEWKGQRYLQDYLATIAAVDEGVGRILDYLEANGLDKNTLVVYTSDQGFYLGENGWFDKRFMYEESMGMPLVMQLPNSIEPGTEVEALTQNLDFAQTFLDFANASELTSEMQGESFKGLLDGSMKEEDFRDVVYYHYYDYPAFHMVKKQYGIRTKRYKFIHFYDDIDTWEFYDLDKDPKELSNLIDAESYAKVIDEMHEKLDSVQELYKVTEKEFEKVSKEKVDRAYEAFDRLRGKTK, encoded by the coding sequence ATGAAAAAGTACAATAGATTAGTATTGTCGATGATATGCACATTAGTTGTAGTAGGATGCAAAAGCAAGGCAACTGAGGAAGAAACTGTAACGGAACCCCCAAATATTCTGTTCATCATGGCAGATGACCATGCGCTTCAGGCCATCAGTGCATACGGTCATGAGCTAAGCAAATTGGCACCCACGCCCAACATTGACAGAATTGCAAAAAACGGGGCTATTTTTAAAAATAATTCCTGTACCAATTCCATCTGTGGACCCAGCCGAGCGGTCATTTTAACGGGAAAGCACAATCACATCAATGGTTTTAGACAGAACGGGGAGCGTTTTGATGGAAGCCAGCCAACCTTGCCCAAACTATTGAAAAAAGCGGGATATGAAACCGCAATCACTGGAAAATGGCACTTACACGGCAATCCAGAAGGATTTGATTATGCTAGAATACTAGTTGACCAAGGAAATTATTACAATCCCGATTTTATAGAAAATGGAGACACAACCCGAATTGAAGGCTATGCAACAGATATTATAACGGACGATGCCTTGGATTGGTTGCAGCATAAACGAACGGACAGCCTACCGTTTTTTTTGATGGTACATCACAAAGCGCCGCACAGGAACTGGATGCCAGCGCTGAGGCATGTCAACACATACGATTCCGTACAGTTTCCGTTGCCGGATACCTATTTCCCCGATTTTACGGATCAACAGGCCGCCAAAGAACAACAACAGACCATTTATGAGGACATGTACGAGGGCCATGATTTAAAAATGACTTTGGAATACGGCAGCACCGAACTGGCACACAATCCTTGGACCACCGATTTTGAACGGATGTCCCCAGAACAGCGCAAGCAATGGGATGAAGCTTATCTGCCAAAAAACAACGCTTTTCATAAGGCTGATTTAAAAGGGAAAGAGCTGGCCGAATGGAAGGGACAACGCTATCTTCAGGATTATTTAGCGACCATTGCAGCTGTGGATGAAGGCGTAGGCAGGATTTTGGATTATTTGGAAGCGAATGGACTGGACAAGAATACGCTGGTGGTCTACACTTCCGATCAAGGATTTTATCTCGGTGAAAACGGATGGTTCGACAAACGTTTTATGTACGAAGAATCTATGGGGATGCCTTTGGTGATGCAATTGCCAAATAGTATTGAACCAGGTACCGAAGTGGAGGCCCTTACCCAAAACTTGGATTTTGCCCAGACCTTTTTGGATTTTGCCAATGCTTCTGAACTTACAAGTGAGATGCAGGGCGAATCATTTAAAGGTCTATTGGATGGCAGTATGAAAGAAGAGGATTTTAGGGATGTGGTCTATTACCACTATTACGATTATCCAGCCTTCCACATGGTCAAAAAACAGTATGGTATACGAACAAAACGTTACAAATTTATACATTTTTATGATGATATAGATACCTGGGAGTTTTACGATTTGGATAAAGACCCAAAAGAATTGAGTAACTTGATTGATGCGGAATCTTATGCCAAGGTGATTGATGAAATGCATGAAAAATTGGACAGCGTACAGGAACTTTATAAGGTAACCGAAAAAGAATTTGAGAAGGTTTCCAAAGAAAAAGTGGACAGGGCCTACGAGGCTTTTGATAGATTACGCGGTAAAACAAAATGA
- the bglX gene encoding beta-glucosidase BglX, translating to MKNQKPTYIVQVFIFLFNAVLIQAQETIPQVEELLDKMTLEEKIGQLNLLTPGGGVATGSVVSKNVEEKINAGQVGGLFGVSGPERVRVAQELAVNNTRLKIPLLFGSDVIHGYKTTFPIPLGLSSSWDMDLIKKVARISATEATADGINWNFSPMVDIARDPRWGRIAEGAGEDPFLGSAIAKTMVEGYQGEDITDPNTMLACVKHFALYGASEAGRDYHTVDMSRTRMFNQYLPPYKAAIDAGVATVMSSFNDVDGVPASGNKWLLTDLLRERWGFNGMVVSDYTSVNEMIAHGLGDLQQVSALALKAGLDMDMVGEGFLTTLKRSYDEGKVTEPEITNACRRVLEAKHKLGLFEDPYRYLDEKRPKKDILTPENRQSAREIAARSFVLFKNHNQILPLKKDVKIALVGPLADSRNNMLGTWAPTGDTKLAITILEGFKNVVPNAKITYAKGANISNDKELANRVNVFGPRIEIDKKAPEKLLQEAMEAANSADIIVAVVGEATEMSGEAASRTDISIPESQKKMIRELVTTGKPLVLVLMSGRPLTILEEFNMPVSILQVWHPGVEAGNAIADVIFGNYNPSGKLTATWPRNVGQIPIYHSVKNTGRPAPKDKFEKFKSNYLDVENTPLLPFGYGLSYTSFEYSDLVLDKTEIGQNESISATVSLTNVGNYDGEEVVQLYLRDMERSITPPIRELKGFQKVFLKKGESKKVTIKVSAEDLKFYNGNLEFVSEPGDFEVYVGTDSNASLKASFIVK from the coding sequence ATGAAAAATCAAAAGCCTACTTATATTGTACAGGTCTTTATCTTCCTCTTCAATGCAGTATTGATACAGGCCCAAGAGACCATTCCTCAAGTTGAGGAATTGTTGGATAAAATGACCTTGGAAGAAAAAATAGGGCAACTGAATTTATTGACCCCTGGTGGAGGCGTTGCCACGGGTTCCGTAGTGAGTAAAAACGTGGAAGAAAAAATAAATGCGGGGCAGGTCGGTGGCCTGTTCGGAGTTTCGGGTCCGGAGCGGGTGCGGGTTGCACAAGAACTTGCCGTGAACAATACCCGTTTAAAAATACCACTGCTCTTTGGTTCCGATGTTATCCATGGGTATAAAACCACCTTTCCGATTCCGTTGGGACTTTCAAGCAGTTGGGATATGGACTTGATAAAAAAAGTGGCACGTATTTCCGCTACCGAAGCTACCGCGGATGGCATCAATTGGAATTTTTCACCTATGGTGGATATTGCCAGGGACCCTCGTTGGGGACGTATCGCCGAAGGAGCTGGAGAAGACCCGTTTTTGGGTTCGGCCATCGCCAAAACTATGGTAGAAGGGTATCAGGGCGAAGATATTACGGACCCGAATACCATGCTGGCCTGTGTAAAACATTTTGCGCTCTACGGTGCTTCCGAAGCGGGACGCGATTACCATACCGTCGATATGAGCAGAACCAGAATGTTCAACCAATACCTTCCTCCCTATAAAGCGGCGATAGACGCTGGAGTAGCTACGGTGATGAGTTCTTTCAATGATGTGGATGGCGTACCTGCCTCGGGAAACAAATGGCTGCTCACCGATTTGCTCAGGGAACGATGGGGCTTTAATGGAATGGTAGTTTCTGATTATACCTCCGTGAACGAAATGATCGCTCATGGTCTTGGCGATTTACAGCAAGTATCGGCTTTGGCATTAAAAGCGGGATTGGATATGGATATGGTAGGAGAAGGTTTTCTGACTACCTTAAAAAGGTCGTATGATGAAGGAAAAGTGACCGAACCTGAAATCACGAATGCCTGTAGACGTGTTTTGGAAGCCAAGCACAAACTGGGACTGTTCGAAGACCCTTACCGATACCTTGATGAAAAAAGACCAAAGAAGGATATTTTGACTCCCGAAAACAGACAATCAGCAAGGGAAATCGCGGCGCGTTCGTTCGTGCTGTTCAAAAACCACAATCAGATTTTACCTTTAAAAAAAGACGTAAAGATTGCATTGGTCGGGCCTTTGGCGGACAGTCGAAACAATATGCTGGGTACATGGGCGCCTACGGGGGACACAAAATTGGCGATCACTATTTTAGAGGGTTTTAAAAATGTGGTGCCCAATGCGAAGATAACCTATGCCAAAGGAGCAAATATTTCCAACGACAAGGAGTTGGCAAATAGGGTGAATGTTTTTGGCCCAAGGATTGAAATCGATAAAAAGGCTCCCGAAAAATTACTGCAAGAAGCAATGGAAGCTGCCAATAGTGCCGATATTATCGTTGCCGTTGTGGGCGAAGCTACTGAAATGAGCGGTGAAGCGGCAAGCCGTACTGATATTTCGATTCCCGAAAGCCAGAAAAAAATGATCAGGGAACTGGTCACAACGGGAAAGCCATTGGTACTGGTACTGATGAGCGGAAGGCCGTTGACCATTCTGGAAGAGTTCAATATGCCCGTATCAATTTTACAGGTATGGCATCCTGGTGTAGAAGCGGGGAATGCAATTGCGGACGTTATATTCGGGAATTACAATCCATCTGGAAAACTGACCGCTACCTGGCCCAGGAACGTTGGACAGATTCCTATTTACCATAGTGTCAAAAATACAGGCAGACCTGCGCCAAAAGATAAATTTGAAAAATTCAAATCGAATTACCTGGATGTGGAAAATACGCCTTTGCTTCCTTTTGGATACGGTCTAAGCTATACATCGTTCGAGTACTCGGATTTAGTCTTGGACAAAACTGAAATTGGGCAGAATGAATCGATAAGCGCAACCGTTTCATTGACCAATGTTGGTAATTATGATGGCGAAGAAGTGGTGCAATTATACCTTAGGGATATGGAACGGAGTATAACACCACCAATACGGGAATTAAAAGGGTTTCAGAAAGTTTTTTTAAAGAAAGGTGAAAGTAAGAAGGTGACCATTAAGGTATCGGCAGAGGATTTAAAGTTCTATAATGGTAATCTGGAATTTGTTTCGGAACCTGGGGATTTTGAAGTCTATGTAGGAACGGATTCAAATGCATCATTAAAAGCATCCTTCATAGTAAAATAA
- a CDS encoding glucoamylase family protein translates to MIKRLYILCSLIIFCGCSSNGETEGIDPVEPPIDPIGPIVEPEPLPDEELMDLVQESTFKYFWDFADTASGAARERYHPSEPGLGEGTVAIGGTGFGLMSILVGIERNFIGREEGLQRLQQIVNFLETADRFRGAWSHWVNGSTGKVIPFSPLDDGGDLVETAFLVQGLICVKEYFKNGNEDEVLLSQKVDELWKGVEWNWYTQSQNVLYWHWSPQNEFDINLQLKGYNETLITYVLAAASPDYSIEKEVYDNGWASNGGIVSSNVQYDIPILVNHPGSPQFGGPLFWAHYSYLGLNPNGLSDAYADYGAVAMNHTKINYQYCVENPLGYRDYGPETWGLTASYTRNDDGSIGYAAHSPVNDRGVISPTAAISSIPYTPEESLMAMQTFYRLKDRLLGPAGFYDAYSPQANYWVADAYLAIDQGPQIVMIENYRTGLLWNLFMQNEDVKNGLDKLGFTY, encoded by the coding sequence ATGATAAAAAGGTTATATATACTGTGTTCTCTTATCATATTTTGTGGATGCTCTAGCAATGGGGAAACTGAAGGGATAGACCCTGTTGAACCACCTATTGACCCTATCGGTCCTATAGTGGAACCGGAGCCTTTACCCGATGAAGAGCTAATGGATTTGGTCCAAGAAAGCACTTTTAAATATTTCTGGGATTTTGCCGATACCGCTTCTGGTGCCGCAAGAGAACGCTACCACCCATCTGAACCTGGTTTGGGTGAAGGTACGGTCGCTATTGGAGGAACAGGTTTTGGATTGATGTCGATTTTGGTAGGGATAGAAAGAAACTTCATCGGCAGGGAGGAGGGACTTCAACGATTACAGCAAATTGTGAACTTTTTGGAAACAGCGGATAGGTTCCGTGGAGCATGGTCACATTGGGTGAACGGAAGTACTGGAAAAGTGATTCCGTTCAGTCCTTTAGATGATGGGGGAGACTTGGTGGAAACAGCATTCTTGGTTCAAGGGCTAATATGTGTAAAGGAATATTTCAAAAATGGAAACGAAGATGAGGTGTTATTATCGCAAAAAGTGGATGAGCTCTGGAAGGGAGTAGAGTGGAACTGGTATACACAAAGTCAAAATGTTCTGTATTGGCATTGGAGTCCCCAAAACGAATTTGACATAAATCTCCAGCTAAAAGGATATAATGAAACCTTGATTACCTATGTTCTTGCTGCAGCATCACCAGATTATAGCATCGAAAAAGAAGTCTACGATAACGGTTGGGCATCGAACGGAGGTATTGTTTCGTCCAATGTCCAATATGACATACCTATTTTGGTGAATCATCCCGGCTCTCCACAATTTGGAGGCCCTCTTTTTTGGGCGCATTATTCCTATTTGGGATTAAACCCGAACGGCCTCTCCGATGCCTATGCAGATTATGGGGCAGTTGCTATGAACCATACCAAAATTAATTATCAATACTGCGTTGAGAATCCTTTGGGGTATCGTGATTATGGACCGGAAACATGGGGGCTAACGGCCAGCTATACCAGAAATGATGATGGAAGCATAGGATATGCAGCACACAGTCCCGTTAATGACCGTGGCGTAATTTCTCCAACAGCGGCCATAAGTTCAATCCCGTACACTCCGGAAGAATCCCTGATGGCAATGCAAACATTCTACAGGTTAAAAGATAGGCTTCTGGGACCGGCAGGATTCTACGATGCCTATAGTCCACAAGCTAATTATTGGGTTGCCGATGCATACTTGGCAATCGATCAGGGACCACAGATTGTTATGATTGAAAACTACAGGACAGGCCTTTTATGGAATTTGTTTATGCAGAACGAAGATGTCAAAAATGGATTGGACAAACTTGGTTTTACCTATTAA
- a CDS encoding family 43 glycosylhydrolase, with product MRLETKILKRLKLKLSILIALVVSISHFSQEIPKTYCNPINLDYTYMIYNAHKDLSYRSGADPAVVSFKDEYYMFVTRSMGYWHSKDMDEWEFIRPKQWYFQGSNAPAAHNYRDSVLYVAGNPSGSMSVLHSENPKSGEWKATPSILHRLQDPALFIDDDDQGYIYWGSSNKFPIRAEKLDKNKKFRPSNEIHELFNLDPEKHGWERFGENHKDTILSGYIEGPWMNKFNTKYYLQYGAPGTEFDVYGDGVYIGDSPLGPFDYAPNNPFSYKPGGFINGAGHGSTVTGPDNQLWHFSSMAVNVNVGWERRVGMFPTYLDADGLLYSNTRFGDYPHYAPSTKDKKGEFTGWMLLSYKKPVKSSSHSEKYPASHLVDEKVKTFWLAENTDDTQWVEIDLEKPMQIRAVQINYNDYKSDMYGKIPGLYHQYTVEASLNGKDWKTIVNQSQNKKDVPNDYVALKNLEKARYIRYKNIHVPTPYLSISDIRVFGNGQGKSPKTVKKLAVERHDKRRGALVTWEAVKDAQGYNVLWGIAPNKLYSSWLVYGTTDLEIKSLNTDQKYYFSIEAFNENGVSEQSKIEIVE from the coding sequence ATGAGACTTGAAACAAAAATCCTAAAGCGACTTAAGCTTAAATTATCTATACTAATTGCTTTGGTAGTTTCAATTTCGCATTTTTCACAGGAAATACCTAAAACCTACTGTAACCCCATTAATTTGGATTACACCTATATGATTTATAATGCCCACAAAGATTTGTCCTATCGTTCCGGTGCCGATCCTGCCGTGGTAAGTTTCAAGGATGAATATTACATGTTCGTGACACGGTCAATGGGATATTGGCATTCAAAAGATATGGATGAATGGGAATTCATCCGTCCAAAGCAATGGTATTTCCAAGGTTCCAATGCTCCGGCTGCTCACAATTACAGGGATTCCGTTCTATATGTGGCTGGAAATCCATCGGGTTCTATGAGTGTTTTGCACTCGGAAAATCCTAAAAGCGGTGAATGGAAGGCTACGCCATCTATTTTACATCGCTTACAGGATCCAGCGCTTTTTATCGACGATGATGACCAAGGGTATATCTACTGGGGATCCTCCAACAAATTCCCGATAAGGGCGGAGAAACTGGATAAGAACAAAAAATTCCGTCCCTCTAACGAAATACATGAGCTCTTCAATCTGGACCCGGAAAAACACGGTTGGGAACGTTTTGGCGAAAATCATAAGGACACTATTCTAAGCGGATATATAGAAGGGCCTTGGATGAACAAGTTCAATACTAAATATTACTTGCAATACGGCGCCCCTGGTACCGAGTTCGATGTATATGGCGATGGTGTTTATATTGGAGATTCGCCTCTGGGGCCTTTTGATTATGCCCCTAACAATCCCTTCTCCTATAAACCGGGAGGATTTATCAATGGTGCCGGCCATGGTAGCACGGTTACGGGGCCGGATAACCAGTTATGGCATTTTTCATCTATGGCAGTAAACGTGAACGTGGGTTGGGAAAGGCGTGTAGGCATGTTCCCGACTTATCTCGATGCAGATGGACTCCTGTACTCCAATACCCGTTTTGGAGATTATCCCCACTATGCTCCATCAACAAAAGACAAAAAAGGAGAATTTACGGGATGGATGTTACTCTCCTATAAAAAACCCGTAAAGTCATCTTCCCACTCAGAAAAATATCCGGCAAGTCACTTGGTTGATGAAAAGGTAAAAACGTTTTGGCTGGCAGAAAATACGGATGACACCCAATGGGTCGAAATCGATTTGGAAAAACCAATGCAGATTCGTGCCGTCCAAATAAATTATAACGACTATAAATCGGACATGTATGGTAAAATCCCAGGCTTGTACCATCAGTATACCGTTGAGGCTTCACTCAATGGAAAAGATTGGAAAACCATTGTGAATCAAAGTCAGAATAAAAAAGACGTTCCCAATGATTATGTCGCTCTCAAAAATTTAGAAAAAGCGCGCTACATACGCTATAAAAATATTCATGTGCCAACACCCTATCTGTCCATTTCGGACATCCGTGTTTTCGGCAACGGACAGGGTAAATCGCCAAAAACAGTGAAGAAATTAGCCGTTGAGCGTCATGATAAGAGAAGGGGTGCCCTGGTCACTTGGGAAGCGGTCAAAGATGCCCAAGGCTATAATGTGCTCTGGGGTATCGCTCCTAATAAACTATACAGTTCCTGGCTGGTCTACGGTACAACCGATTTGGAAATAAAGTCGTTGAATACAGATCAAAAATATTACTTCTCTATTGAAGCCTTCAACGAGAACGGAGTTTCCGAACAATCAAAAATTGAAATAGTAGAATAA
- a CDS encoding glucoamylase family protein, whose amino-acid sequence MVDKLVVKLVLVFSAVASLVAGCNGPKTKKNITKSTTTNTSYSDKELMDKVQQQTFNYFWEGAEPVSGLARERIHMDNIYPEHDKDIVTIGGSGFGLMTILVGVERGFITREQALERYEKAVSFLAKADRFHGAWPHWLMPTGKTAPFSKHDDGGDLVETAFLIQGLLTVKEYFQEGNDREKQLAAKIQKLWEEVEWDWYTRRGENILYWHWSPNYEWKMNFGVKGYNEALIMYVLAASSPTNPVKKEVYTEGWARNGDIMQDTTYYGLETELNHYSGGNSPVGPLFWAHYSHLGLNPKGLKDQYADYWKLNQNHALIHYKHSVENPNNFKGYGKKCWGLTSSYSIKGYTSHRPDKDISVISPTAALSSMPYTPDESLRFLRFMYEEQDSLIGKYGPYDAFSLEKDWYVPRYLAIDQGPIPVMIENHRTGLLWNLFMENDDVRNGLKKLDFVTSP is encoded by the coding sequence ATGGTGGACAAATTAGTAGTTAAGTTAGTTTTAGTTTTTTCGGCTGTTGCATCTTTAGTAGCGGGGTGCAATGGCCCGAAAACTAAAAAAAATATCACTAAGAGTACCACTACAAACACCTCTTACTCTGATAAGGAGTTGATGGATAAAGTGCAGCAACAGACCTTCAATTACTTCTGGGAAGGTGCCGAACCAGTATCAGGACTTGCTCGCGAAAGAATACACATGGACAATATATATCCAGAACATGATAAGGATATCGTGACCATTGGCGGTTCGGGATTTGGACTAATGACGATTTTAGTTGGCGTGGAAAGAGGCTTTATAACTCGGGAACAAGCTTTGGAACGTTACGAAAAAGCTGTTAGCTTTCTTGCAAAAGCGGATCGCTTTCATGGAGCTTGGCCACACTGGCTTATGCCAACGGGAAAGACAGCACCTTTCAGCAAACATGATGATGGTGGGGATTTGGTAGAAACCGCTTTTCTAATTCAAGGACTGTTGACCGTTAAAGAATATTTTCAAGAGGGCAATGATAGAGAAAAGCAACTAGCGGCAAAAATTCAAAAACTCTGGGAAGAAGTAGAGTGGGACTGGTATACCAGAAGAGGAGAAAATATACTCTATTGGCATTGGTCTCCCAACTATGAGTGGAAAATGAATTTTGGTGTCAAAGGCTATAATGAAGCGCTTATCATGTATGTTTTGGCCGCTTCATCCCCTACAAATCCTGTCAAAAAAGAAGTTTACACGGAAGGTTGGGCAAGAAATGGAGACATCATGCAAGACACAACATATTATGGCCTAGAAACAGAGTTGAATCATTATTCTGGGGGAAATTCACCTGTAGGACCACTTTTTTGGGCACATTACTCTCATTTGGGATTAAATCCAAAAGGATTGAAAGACCAATATGCTGATTATTGGAAATTAAATCAAAACCATGCACTCATACACTACAAACACAGTGTTGAAAATCCAAATAATTTTAAAGGTTATGGGAAAAAGTGTTGGGGGCTTACCTCTAGCTATTCTATAAAAGGTTACACGTCACATAGACCTGATAAGGACATTAGTGTAATTTCACCTACAGCGGCACTCTCATCGATGCCATATACACCTGACGAAAGTCTACGCTTTTTAAGGTTTATGTATGAAGAACAAGATTCCCTGATCGGAAAATATGGCCCTTACGATGCATTTAGTTTGGAAAAAGATTGGTATGTGCCGAGATATTTGGCCATTGACCAAGGCCCAATTCCCGTTATGATTGAAAACCATAGAACAGGACTTTTATGGAATCTTTTTATGGAAAACGATGATGTACGGAACGGTTTAAAAAAATTGGATTTTGTTACATCGCCCTAA